One Lactobacillus sp. CBA3606 DNA segment encodes these proteins:
- a CDS encoding AraC family transcriptional regulator produces MQLEYDSDLHERVQFDKNVPMRIFRGYDRGHAMIVPHMHEAIEIIYITTGELHIMDETKHFILTAGQFHIFNSNSVHSTQFDGTLLKGIVLQVSFRFIRDLVPNADMYYFSDKVGTQDAKEAVITSLNQLLKLAIKHTEFNYLSIYATLMTLLHRLFTSFKMPRSVRERRLSEKYFKRIQNITTYIDQHYAETITLTTLATQVNLNASYLSRFIKRHFGITFYDYLTNVRLDHVYSQLLTTDNGIMQIVEQTGFANYAQFSKEFKLRYGVLPSVARQEYLDNQ; encoded by the coding sequence ATGCAATTGGAATATGATTCTGACTTACATGAACGCGTACAATTTGACAAAAATGTTCCGATGCGAATTTTTCGTGGATATGATCGTGGGCATGCGATGATTGTGCCACATATGCATGAAGCGATTGAGATTATTTATATTACGACTGGTGAGTTGCATATCATGGATGAAACAAAGCATTTCATACTAACTGCGGGTCAGTTTCATATTTTTAATTCTAATTCAGTACATTCAACACAATTTGATGGCACCTTATTAAAAGGAATTGTCTTACAAGTATCGTTCCGATTTATTAGGGATTTAGTACCGAATGCTGATATGTATTACTTTTCAGATAAGGTGGGCACACAGGACGCTAAAGAAGCAGTGATTACTTCATTAAATCAGTTACTAAAATTGGCTATAAAACATACTGAATTTAATTATTTAAGTATTTATGCGACTTTGATGACATTGTTACATAGGTTATTTACCAGTTTTAAAATGCCGCGGTCAGTGCGTGAACGTCGTCTCAGTGAAAAGTATTTTAAGCGAATTCAAAACATCACGACGTACATTGATCAGCATTATGCTGAAACAATAACTTTGACGACATTAGCAACCCAGGTTAATTTAAATGCGAGTTATTTATCTCGTTTTATCAAACGACACTTTGGGATAACTTTCTATGATTACTTAACTAATGTTCGATTAGACCATGTCTATTCGCAATTATTGACAACTGATAATGGTATTATGCAGATTGTTGAACAAACGGGTTTTGCTAATTATGCGCAATTTAGCAAAGAGTTTAAATTGAGATATGGTGTTCTTCCTAGCGTGGCTCGGCAGGAATATCTTGATAATCAGTAG